AGCAGCGCAGGTGCAACATCAGGTTGTGCTGGTAGGAGCGCAGCTGGGCGACCACGGCGAAACGCTGGGTCGGCATGTGCTGAGGGCTCGCGCCGTCGGCACCGTTCTCCTCGCTGGGGAACTCACCCCACGCGAAGCGGCCCTGGGCCTTGCCCTCGACGCCACGACTGAAACCCTGCGAAGACACGTCAGCGGTGTCCCATTCGTCAGAGCCATAACCGAGGTAGTCGACGCCGCAGAGATCCACGGCCTGCTCGAAACCAAACTCGTCACGCAGCGCCAGCGCGGTGGCATGCCACTCGGCGGCAGGCACCTCCAGCGTCACTTCGCCGCGGGGTTCGACCACGATGACCTTCGCACCAGCGAAACGTGCGGAGAGTCGGTCGATGAAGGATGCTTGCTCTGCCATGGGGGCTTGGCGCGCTCTTGTAGTGTGGAAGGGTCAGCGGGCGATGGTCTGTGTACGCCAGATCTTCTTCTGCAGCTGCAGGATCCCGTACACCAGCGCCTCGGCGGTCGGCGGGCAGCCCGGGACGTAGACGTCCACCGGCACCACGCGATCACAGCCGCGCACGACAGAATAGGAGTAATGGTAGTAGCCGCCGCCGTTGGCGCAGCTGCCCATCGAGATGACCCACTTCGGATCCGGCATCTGGTCGTAGACCTTGCGCAGCGCCGGGGCCATCTTGTTGACCAGGGTACCGGCCACGATCATCACGTCGGACTGACGCGGCGACGGGCGGAACACCACGCCGTAGCGGTCAAGGTCCAGGCGCGCGGCGCCGGCATGCATCATCTCGACCGCGCAGCAGGCCAGACCGAAGGTCATCGGCCACATGGAGCCGGTGCGCGCCCAGTTCAGCAGTGCGTCGACGCTGGTGGTGACAAAGCCCTTTTCCAGCAGCGGATTGTCGCCTTCCGGCCGCAGGATGTCATCAACCCGCCCTTCCGGGACCGGGTTGTTCATGAGGCCATCGAGAGTCTGAATCACTCCCATTCCAGCGCTCCCTTCTTCCAGACGTAAATGAAACCGAGGAACAGCATGCCGACGAACAGGCCCATGGTGACGAGCGAACGGGCGCCCAGCTCCATGAAGACCTGGGTCCACGGCACGATGAAGATGATTTCCAGGTCGAAGACGATGAACTGGATCGCGATCAGGTAGTAGCGCACATCGAACTTCATGCGCGCGTCTTCAAAGGCCTCGAAGCCGCACTCGTACGGCGAGAGCTTTTCCAGATCGGGGCGGCGGGGACCGAGGAATCGACCGATCAGCATCAGCGTGATGCCGATACCGGTCGCGACGATCAGAAACAGCAGAGACGGCAAATATTCGGCCAGCAC
Above is a genomic segment from Stenotrophomonas sp. ESTM1D_MKCIP4_1 containing:
- a CDS encoding NADH-quinone oxidoreductase subunit C, giving the protein MAEQASFIDRLSARFAGAKVIVVEPRGEVTLEVPAAEWHATALALRDEFGFEQAVDLCGVDYLGYGSDEWDTADVSSQGFSRGVEGKAQGRFAWGEFPSEENGADGASPQHMPTQRFAVVAQLRSYQHNLMLHLRCFAPDEALPVVSSLTGIWPGLNWFEREAFDLYGVIFEGHPDLRRILTDYGFVGHPFRKDFPLIGNVEVRYDEEKKRVVYEPVTSVEPRVGVPRVIRDDARLQTAEGERAQEAVK
- a CDS encoding NADH-quinone oxidoreductase subunit B; amino-acid sequence: MGVIQTLDGLMNNPVPEGRVDDILRPEGDNPLLEKGFVTTSVDALLNWARTGSMWPMTFGLACCAVEMMHAGAARLDLDRYGVVFRPSPRQSDVMIVAGTLVNKMAPALRKVYDQMPDPKWVISMGSCANGGGYYHYSYSVVRGCDRVVPVDVYVPGCPPTAEALVYGILQLQKKIWRTQTIAR
- a CDS encoding NADH-quinone oxidoreductase subunit A — protein: MLAEYLPSLLFLIVATGIGITLMLIGRFLGPRRPDLEKLSPYECGFEAFEDARMKFDVRYYLIAIQFIVFDLEIIFIVPWTQVFMELGARSLVTMGLFVGMLFLGFIYVWKKGALEWE